ACGCCGCAAACTCGCGTCGTTGCTTGCTGCAGAGCCTGTAGAGATTCTGGTGCTGGACACCTTCCGTCTTGACGGTATTACCGATCAGGAGCTGAAAGACCTGCTTTCGCACCCTGCTGTCACCTATCAGGACCGGCCCTTTACCGCCTCCGATGTTCTGGGGCGGGCTCTGGTCTTTGCCTGCACGGGCAGCCGTACTGTCAATGAATCCGTTGCCCTTGCCTGCCGGAACCACTCCGTGCTGTGCAATGTCATAGATGCCCCTGAAGAAGGGGACTTCATCGTGCCTGCCCATTTCGAAGCGGGCGAGCTTATTGTGGCACTGAGCACGGGCGGCAACAGCCCTGCGCTTGCACGCCGCATCCGCATGGAACTGCAGGAATTCGTGGGCAACCGCTTTTCCGGCATGGTTGTGCTCATGGGTCGTCTTCGTCCGCTTGTCCTTGCGCGCGGCGAAGAGACAGGGCAGAATACCAAGCTGTTTCGAACCATCGCAGGTTCCGGCCTTATGGACGCTTTGCAGAGCAAAGACAGGACCGGTGCCGAAACAATACTGACAGAACTGTTACCGCAAGAACTGCACCCCCACATAGGAGAGTTGCTGCATGAACTTGTCTGAGCTGTTCTCCCTGCTCATCATCGTCCTGTATGCCCTTGGCACCCTGCTGATCATAGCCGGAACGGTGCTGAGGAAGGATCAACTCAAAAAGCTGTCCAACTGGTCAGCCGTTGCGGGCTTTGCGCTGCACAGCGGCATGTTGCTTTTTGCCATGATGGGCAGCGATTTCGACCTGTCGAAGGGATACTACATTCAGTTCCTTTCATGGAGCCTGCTGTTCATCTACTTCTTCCTGTGGTGGCGCATGCGCCTTTCGTTCCTCGGCCTCACGGCATCGCCACTGGCCATGCTTCTGTTCATAGGCTCCTTTACCCTCACCACCGTGCAGGGCAAACTGCCTGAAGAATGGACCGGCATGTTCTTCGGCCTGCATATAGGCACCCTGTTCCTCAGCTTCGGCCTGCTGGCCATGGCCTTTGGCGCGGGGCTCATCTTCATCCGCCTGGAACGCAAGATTAAAACCAAGGAACAGCTCACCGATTTTGACAAGGATATGCCCGCGCTGGCCACCTTTGACCGCGTGAACCACGTTGCCGTCATGGCCGGCTTCCCCTTATATACCATCGGCATGGCCTCCGGCTTCATATGGGCCCGCCTTGCATGGGGACGCCTGCTTTCGGCCGACCCCAAGGAAATAGTTTCCATTTTCGTCTGGTTTGTCTTTGCATGGCTGTTCCATCAGCGTCTTGCCGCCGGATGGCGAGGACGCAAGGCAGCCAAGGCCGTTATCTGGCTGTTTGCCATCAGCGTTTTTTCTCTCATCGGGATCAACGTCTTCATGCCTACCCACCACAGCTTCATTCAGTAGTAATTCATCATGGATCGCGACATCTATCTTATCGGCCTCAATCACAAGACTGCCACGGTTGAAGTGCGTGAAAAATTCGCACTAACCGACTGTAAGCATCTGGAACCGGGCGTTGTTCCCGTTGAAGGGTGCATCAAGGAAGCCATGGTCCTTTCCACCTGCAACCGCGTGGAAATCATCGTGGTGGGAGAAGGCGACGGCGTCATCAACCACGTCATAAAGTGCTGGGCTGACGCCCGCGGACAACGCGTGGACGACCTTGAACCATACGTCTACAAGCACAAGGGGCTGGATGCGGTGCAACACCTGTTCACCGTTGCTTCCAGCCTTGACTCCCTCGTTGTGGGCGAACCCCAGATTCTGGGCCAGCTCAAGACCGCATACCACGAGGCTGTGGACCGCAACGCCACCCGTGTCATCCTGAACAGGCTGCTGCACAAGGCATTCTCCGTTGCCAAACGGGTACGCACCGAAACAGGTGTGGCCTCAAGCGCTGTTTCCATTTCCTATGCCGCCGTTGAACTGGCAAAGCGCATTTTCGGCGACATGAGCGAATATTCCGCCATGCTCATCGGCGCCGGTGAAATGGCAGAACTTGCTGCCACGCACCTGCTGAACAACGGCATCAAGAAAATCTACGTTGCGAACCGCACCTTCGAGCGCGGGCAGTTGCTCGCCGAGCAGTTCAACGGCGAGGCCATAGCCTTTTCCGACCTGTTCACCCAGCTGGAGAAGGTGGATATCATTATCTCGTCCACGGGTGCCCACGAGGCCATCATCCGGGCCAAGGACATTCGCAACGTCCTGAAGAAACGCAAGAACCGCCCCATGTTCTTCATCGACATCGCCGTGCCGCGGGACATAGACCCGGACGTGAACGGGCTGGACAACGTCTATCTCTACGACATTGACGACCTGAAGGAAGTGGTCGAGGAAAACCTCGCCCAGCGGCAGGAAGAGGCCCAGAAGGCCCGTGCCATTGTGGAAAGCGAAACCCAGACTTTCAGCAAGTGGCTGCGCTCGCTGGAGCTGCAGCCCACCATCGTGGACCTTGTGAACCGTTCCGAGGCCATTGTCGAAGAAGAGCTGATAAAGTGTATGAAGCGCCTTGATGGCGCCAACGGTGATACCGAAAAGGTCCTGCGCTGCGCCATGATAGCCGTGGCCAAGAAAATGAACCATGAGCCCATATCCTTCCTCAAGCGCAGACATGAGGAAGAAGAGGCCGGGGACCGCTATATCGACATTACGCGGCGCATGTTCAATCTGGATAACGATTCCGTACACGACCTTGCCCACGGGCACCGCCGCAGGAAGAACTGAGTATCCTCCTGTCCGGTACCATCCAGCATCATTACGCGCACTGAAATTCGGAGTTTACGCATGCGACTGTACGTTTTTGAAGACCTGACCGCGGAAGACCTCAAGAAGGTAAAAGACCATCTGGACGCCATGGAACTTTCCGGCAGTATGCCCGGCATATACTGGCTCCCCCTGCCCAAGGCCATGCTCAGCGATGTGCAGCTTGAACACACGGACTGCGCTCCGCACTGCATGGCACTGGAAATAGTGGGCGATTCCCTGCGCCTTGAACTACTGGTGCGGGCCCGCAACAAACTGCGCTGCGAGTGTGTTGCCTATCCTTCGCCCGAACTGCGCACGCATATGCTCCAGTACATGGACGACATGCTCATGGACCTTGGCATTTACGTGTAACACGCGCCCTCTTCCGGAAAAACCTGCCAGCAGCACGCGTCCGGAACAAGGCGTCTCTGACAATGATGTTTTCGCAGCCCCTTCCGTGTGTACACACCAGAAGGGGCTTGCTTTCTCAAGGCCCAATTCGTCCGTACCATTCGTCCGGTACTGCTCACAGGGTACAGCTCACACGGACACAACGTGAGGGTAAACAACATGCGCACACAACCACCCGCCCATCTCCCCGCCGCATTGCGCGAGCTGACACCAGCTCAGGCGCGTCTTTGTCTGCATGTCGAGCAATTCATCCGCCAAGGCATGGGCCTTACCGGAGAAGCGCTCTCGGGCAAGGGGCTTCTTGTCGCCTGCTCGGGCGGATGTGATTCCACCGCCCTGCTCATCATTCTTCGCTGCCTGCAGGAGCGCCTTGGCTGCCGCCTTGCCGTGGCACACCTTGATCATCGTCTGCGGCCGGAATCGTCCGCTGAGGGCGTCATCGTACAGCAGCGCTGCGCAGCCATGGGCATTCCCTGCACGCTCGGCTCAGAAGATGTTGCAGCACGCGCGCTGGAGGCCGGAACCGGCATTGAGGAAGCTGCCCGCAACGCCCGATACGCCTTTCTGGAAAAAGCCCGCGTGGAATCAGACTGCGACTACATAGTCACAGCTCACCATCTCAACGATCTTGCGGAAGACATGCTCATGCGGCTCATGCGCGGAACCGGCTGGCCCGCATTGGGGGGTATGGAAGCTACCTGCATGGATCGCCGCCTCATCCGCCCTCTGCTTGTGACAGAAAGGAACAAGCTTGAAGCCTTTCTAGAAGAGTCCGGCATACCGTGGTGCGAAGATAGTTCCAACAGCGACCCGACCTATCTGCGCAACAGGGTCAGGGCCGAATTTCTGCCTCTTTTCATGCGGGAAAACCCCGCGTTTCTCTCTTCAGTTGCCGGTCTATGGCGGCTGGCACGGACAGACGCTGACTACTGGCAGCATGCGGAAGACAACATTCTTGCATCGTTGGATAAAAGTACTTCTTCCAGAGATTCTCTGGAAGACCGTTCGGAATATACCTCCGCTCCCCGCGCGGCATGTCCCGCCGGCAGCACGGCAGAGGCTGCAGCCCCCGCCCCCATAGTACTCCCCCGCACGGTACTATCCTCTGCGGACAAAGCGCTGCGATTGCGGGTGTATAAACGATGTCTAGACAAACTCGGCACCGGTCAGGCACTTCTGGAAGGGCTGGAACGGCTGGATGCCGTATGGTTGCGCAACGAAGGGGGCAAAACCATCCAGTTTCCCGGTAGTAAAACAGCGACGATCACGGGCGGAAATATTCTGTTTTCACGCGGATAATCAGGATTTTCCCTGCCCCGCCGTTGACAGTAAGTCTTGCTTCACGCTAAGAGCATGTGAAATATATGACAAGGAGGAATGAGGTGAATATTCT
This region of Desulfovibrio subterraneus genomic DNA includes:
- a CDS encoding precorrin-2 dehydrogenase/sirohydrochlorin ferrochelatase family protein, with the translated sequence MRYYPTFLDMRGKRCLIVGIGDVGRRKLASLLAAEPVEILVLDTFRLDGITDQELKDLLSHPAVTYQDRPFTASDVLGRALVFACTGSRTVNESVALACRNHSVLCNVIDAPEEGDFIVPAHFEAGELIVALSTGGNSPALARRIRMELQEFVGNRFSGMVVLMGRLRPLVLARGEETGQNTKLFRTIAGSGLMDALQSKDRTGAETILTELLPQELHPHIGELLHELV
- a CDS encoding cytochrome C assembly family protein, translated to MNLSELFSLLIIVLYALGTLLIIAGTVLRKDQLKKLSNWSAVAGFALHSGMLLFAMMGSDFDLSKGYYIQFLSWSLLFIYFFLWWRMRLSFLGLTASPLAMLLFIGSFTLTTVQGKLPEEWTGMFFGLHIGTLFLSFGLLAMAFGAGLIFIRLERKIKTKEQLTDFDKDMPALATFDRVNHVAVMAGFPLYTIGMASGFIWARLAWGRLLSADPKEIVSIFVWFVFAWLFHQRLAAGWRGRKAAKAVIWLFAISVFSLIGINVFMPTHHSFIQ
- the hemA gene encoding glutamyl-tRNA reductase, which produces MDRDIYLIGLNHKTATVEVREKFALTDCKHLEPGVVPVEGCIKEAMVLSTCNRVEIIVVGEGDGVINHVIKCWADARGQRVDDLEPYVYKHKGLDAVQHLFTVASSLDSLVVGEPQILGQLKTAYHEAVDRNATRVILNRLLHKAFSVAKRVRTETGVASSAVSISYAAVELAKRIFGDMSEYSAMLIGAGEMAELAATHLLNNGIKKIYVANRTFERGQLLAEQFNGEAIAFSDLFTQLEKVDIIISSTGAHEAIIRAKDIRNVLKKRKNRPMFFIDIAVPRDIDPDVNGLDNVYLYDIDDLKEVVEENLAQRQEEAQKARAIVESETQTFSKWLRSLELQPTIVDLVNRSEAIVEEELIKCMKRLDGANGDTEKVLRCAMIAVAKKMNHEPISFLKRRHEEEEAGDRYIDITRRMFNLDNDSVHDLAHGHRRRKN
- the tilS gene encoding tRNA lysidine(34) synthetase TilS, yielding MRTQPPAHLPAALRELTPAQARLCLHVEQFIRQGMGLTGEALSGKGLLVACSGGCDSTALLIILRCLQERLGCRLAVAHLDHRLRPESSAEGVIVQQRCAAMGIPCTLGSEDVAARALEAGTGIEEAARNARYAFLEKARVESDCDYIVTAHHLNDLAEDMLMRLMRGTGWPALGGMEATCMDRRLIRPLLVTERNKLEAFLEESGIPWCEDSSNSDPTYLRNRVRAEFLPLFMRENPAFLSSVAGLWRLARTDADYWQHAEDNILASLDKSTSSRDSLEDRSEYTSAPRAACPAGSTAEAAAPAPIVLPRTVLSSADKALRLRVYKRCLDKLGTGQALLEGLERLDAVWLRNEGGKTIQFPGSKTATITGGNILFSRG